The Burkholderia pyrrocinia genome has a segment encoding these proteins:
- the dapC gene encoding succinyldiaminopimelate transaminase encodes MAASPVNPRLDSLQPYPFEKLRALFKDVTPSGDLKPISFGIGEPKHPTPALIRDAVVAALDGLASYPATAGSDALRTSIAHWLERRYGLPAIDPATQVLPVSGSREALFSLAQTVIDAHPSGHGEKAIVLCPNPFYQIYEGAALLAGAEPYFANSDPARNFACDYAAVPDDVWARTQLLYVCSPGNPTGAVLTLDDWRELFALSDRHGFVIASDECYSEIYFDEAAPPLGGLEAAHRLGRGFERLVMLSSLSKRSNVPGMRSGFVAGDAALLKKFLLYRTYHGAALSPVWQHASIAAWNDEAHVRENRALYLQKFNTVTPMLADVIDVKLPDAAFYLWANVSRTGLSDTEFARRLYADYNVTVLPGSYLARDAHGTNPGRDFIRIALVAGTPECVEGAQRIVDFCRSLAR; translated from the coding sequence ATGGCCGCTTCGCCCGTGAACCCTCGACTCGACTCGCTCCAGCCCTATCCCTTCGAAAAGCTGCGCGCCCTGTTCAAGGACGTGACGCCCTCCGGCGACCTCAAACCGATCAGCTTCGGCATCGGCGAGCCCAAGCATCCGACCCCGGCGCTGATCCGCGACGCCGTGGTGGCCGCACTCGACGGCCTCGCGTCGTACCCGGCCACCGCCGGCTCGGACGCGCTGCGCACGTCGATCGCGCACTGGCTCGAGCGCCGCTACGGGCTGCCGGCGATCGATCCGGCCACGCAGGTGCTGCCCGTGTCGGGGTCGCGCGAGGCGCTGTTCTCGCTCGCGCAAACCGTCATCGACGCGCACCCGTCCGGGCACGGCGAGAAGGCGATCGTACTCTGTCCGAATCCCTTCTATCAAATTTACGAAGGCGCGGCGCTGCTGGCCGGTGCCGAACCCTATTTCGCGAACAGCGACCCGGCCCGCAATTTCGCGTGCGACTACGCAGCCGTGCCCGACGACGTCTGGGCGCGTACGCAACTGCTGTACGTGTGCTCGCCGGGCAACCCGACGGGCGCCGTACTGACGCTCGACGACTGGCGCGAGCTGTTCGCGCTGTCCGACCGCCACGGTTTCGTGATCGCGTCCGACGAGTGCTATTCGGAGATCTATTTCGACGAAGCGGCGCCGCCGCTCGGCGGCCTCGAGGCCGCGCACCGCCTCGGCCGCGGCTTCGAGCGCCTCGTGATGCTGTCGAGCCTGTCGAAGCGCTCGAACGTGCCAGGCATGCGCTCGGGCTTCGTCGCCGGCGACGCGGCGCTGCTGAAGAAATTCCTGCTGTACCGCACGTACCATGGCGCCGCGCTGTCGCCGGTCTGGCAGCACGCGAGCATCGCCGCGTGGAACGACGAGGCGCACGTGCGCGAGAACCGCGCGCTGTACCTGCAGAAGTTCAATACGGTCACGCCGATGCTCGCCGACGTGATCGACGTGAAGCTGCCCGACGCCGCGTTCTACCTGTGGGCCAACGTGTCGCGTACCGGGCTGTCGGACACCGAGTTCGCCCGCCGCCTGTACGCCGACTATAATGTGACGGTTCTGCCCGGCTCGTACCTGGCGCGCGATGCGCACGGTACCAACCCGGGCCGCGATTTCATCCGGATCGCGCTCGTCGCGGGCACCCCCGAATGCGTCGAGGGCGCGCAACGCATCGTCGATTTCTGCCGTTCTCTCGCGCGGTAA
- the dapD gene encoding 2,3,4,5-tetrahydropyridine-2,6-dicarboxylate N-succinyltransferase has translation MSQQLQQIIDTAWENRAELSPKAAPADVREAVAHAIEQLDRGALRVAEKIDGNWTVHQWLKKAVLLSFRLEDNTPMPAGGYSQFYDKVPSKFANYTAEDFAAGGFRVVPPAIARRGSFIAKNVVLMPSYTNIGAYVDEGTMVDTWATVGSCAQIGKNVHLSGGVGIGGVLEPLQANPVIIEDNCFIGARSEVVEGVIVEENSVISMGVYLGQSTKIYDRETGEVSYGRIPAGSVVVAGNLPSKDGSHSLYCAVIVKKVDAKTRAKVGLNELLRGD, from the coding sequence ATGTCGCAACAACTTCAGCAAATCATCGATACCGCCTGGGAAAACCGCGCCGAGCTGTCGCCGAAGGCCGCGCCCGCCGACGTCCGCGAGGCCGTCGCTCACGCGATCGAGCAGCTCGACCGTGGCGCACTGCGCGTCGCCGAGAAAATCGACGGCAACTGGACCGTGCACCAGTGGCTGAAGAAGGCCGTGCTGCTGTCGTTCCGCCTGGAGGACAACACGCCGATGCCGGCCGGCGGCTACTCGCAGTTCTACGACAAGGTGCCGTCGAAGTTCGCGAACTACACGGCTGAAGACTTCGCCGCGGGCGGCTTCCGCGTCGTCCCGCCGGCCATCGCGCGCCGCGGCTCGTTCATCGCGAAGAACGTCGTGCTGATGCCGTCGTACACCAACATCGGCGCCTACGTCGACGAAGGCACGATGGTCGACACGTGGGCAACGGTCGGTTCGTGCGCGCAGATCGGCAAGAACGTGCACCTGTCGGGCGGCGTCGGCATCGGCGGCGTGCTCGAACCGCTGCAGGCGAACCCGGTCATCATCGAAGACAACTGCTTCATCGGCGCGCGCTCGGAAGTCGTCGAAGGCGTGATCGTCGAGGAAAACTCGGTGATCTCGATGGGCGTGTACCTCGGCCAGAGCACGAAGATCTACGACCGCGAGACGGGCGAGGTCAGCTACGGCCGCATCCCGGCCGGCTCGGTCGTCGTCGCCGGCAACCTGCCGTCGAAGGATGGTTCGCACAGCCTGTACTGCGCGGTGATCGTCAAGAAGGTCGACGCGAAGACCCGCGCGAAGGTCGGCCTGAACGAGCTGCTGCGAGGCGACTGA
- a CDS encoding ArsC family reductase — protein MAKPHTVVVYGIPNCDTVKKARVWLDDHGVEFEFHDFKKLGVSAPLLEDWLKDVSLDALVNKRGTTWRGLDDAMKAAAETKTGAVALMIHKPSVIKRPVLVVNGRVKSLGFASDQYAALFAA, from the coding sequence ATGGCAAAGCCGCACACCGTGGTCGTCTACGGCATTCCGAACTGCGACACCGTGAAGAAGGCCCGCGTGTGGCTCGACGATCACGGCGTCGAATTCGAGTTCCACGATTTCAAGAAGCTCGGCGTCAGCGCGCCGCTGCTTGAAGACTGGCTGAAGGACGTGTCGCTCGACGCGCTCGTGAACAAGCGCGGCACCACGTGGCGCGGCCTGGACGACGCGATGAAGGCGGCCGCCGAAACGAAGACCGGTGCGGTCGCGCTGATGATCCACAAGCCGTCGGTCATCAAGCGCCCCGTGCTCGTCGTCAACGGCCGCGTGAAATCGCTCGGCTTCGCATCCGATCAATACGCGGCGCTGTTTGCCGCATAG
- the dapE gene encoding succinyl-diaminopimelate desuccinylase, translating into MSATLALTEQLIARASVTPDDQHCQQIMTGRLTALGFECETIASHGVTNLWAVKRGTDGRDGKLLAFAGHTDVVPTGPLEQWTSPPFIPAHRDGKLYGRGAADMKTSLAAFVVASEEFVAAHPGHRGAIAFLITSDEEGPATDGTVKVVELLQARGERLDYCIVGEPTSTAELGDVVKNGRRGSMSGELVVKGVQGHIAYPHLAKNPIHLLAPALAELAAEQWDEGNEYFPPTTWQVSNLHAGTGATNVIPGHADLLFNFRFSTASTVEGLQARVHAILDKHGLEYTLKWSVSGLPFLTPRGELSNALENAIRTETGITTELSTTGGTSDGRFIARICPQVIEFGPPNGSIHKIDEHIEVRFVDPLKNVYRRVLEQLIA; encoded by the coding sequence ATGTCCGCCACCCTAGCCCTTACCGAACAGTTGATCGCCCGCGCGTCCGTGACGCCCGACGACCAGCATTGCCAGCAGATCATGACCGGGCGCCTCACCGCGCTCGGCTTCGAATGCGAGACCATCGCGTCGCACGGCGTGACCAACCTGTGGGCCGTCAAGCGCGGCACCGACGGCCGCGACGGCAAGCTGCTCGCATTCGCGGGCCACACCGACGTCGTGCCGACCGGCCCGCTCGAGCAGTGGACCTCGCCGCCGTTCATCCCCGCCCATCGCGACGGCAAGCTGTACGGCCGCGGCGCGGCCGACATGAAGACGTCGCTCGCGGCGTTCGTCGTCGCGTCCGAGGAATTCGTCGCGGCCCATCCCGGCCACCGCGGCGCGATCGCGTTCCTGATCACGAGCGACGAGGAAGGCCCGGCCACCGACGGCACCGTGAAGGTCGTCGAACTGCTGCAGGCACGCGGCGAGCGCCTCGACTACTGCATCGTCGGCGAGCCGACGTCGACCGCCGAGCTCGGCGACGTCGTCAAGAACGGCCGCCGCGGGTCGATGTCGGGCGAACTGGTCGTCAAGGGCGTGCAGGGCCATATCGCGTATCCGCACCTCGCGAAGAACCCGATCCACCTGCTCGCACCGGCGCTCGCCGAGCTCGCCGCCGAGCAGTGGGACGAAGGCAACGAATATTTCCCGCCGACCACCTGGCAGGTGTCGAACCTGCACGCCGGCACCGGCGCGACCAACGTGATCCCCGGCCACGCCGACCTGCTGTTCAACTTCCGGTTCTCGACCGCGAGCACGGTCGAGGGCCTGCAGGCACGCGTGCACGCGATCCTCGACAAGCACGGCCTCGAATACACGCTGAAGTGGTCGGTGAGCGGCCTGCCGTTCCTGACGCCGCGCGGCGAACTGTCGAATGCGCTGGAAAACGCAATCCGCACCGAGACCGGCATCACGACCGAGCTGTCGACCACCGGCGGCACGTCGGACGGCCGTTTCATCGCGCGCATCTGCCCGCAGGTGATCGAGTTCGGCCCGCCGAACGGCAGCATCCACAAGATCGACGAGCACATCGAAGTGCGCTTCGTCGACCCGCTCAAGAACGTGTACCGCCGCGTGCTCGAACAACTGATCGCCTGA
- the prmB gene encoding 50S ribosomal protein L3 N(5)-glutamine methyltransferase → MTTPFATVRDLLRYAVTRFSKAKLAFGHGSDNAYDEAAYLVLRTLDLPLDTLEPFLDARLLPDEIAAVLAVIERRATDRVPAAYLTHEAWMHGHRFYVDERVIVPRSFIGELLDDGLQPYVADPEQVGAVLELCTGSGCLAILAASAFPNAEIDAVDLSDKALEVAEINVRDYGLEDRIALHRGDLYAPLPAFRTDPGARYDVILTNPPYVNASSMAALPPEYRHEPEMALAGGEDGMDIVRRIVAEAHRWLHDDGVLVVEIGNEREHVEAAFGGLELTWLPTSAGDDTVFLIQASDLPRKA, encoded by the coding sequence ATGACGACACCTTTTGCCACTGTTCGCGACCTGCTGCGCTATGCGGTCACGCGCTTCTCGAAGGCGAAGCTCGCATTCGGCCACGGCTCCGACAATGCGTACGACGAAGCGGCCTACCTCGTGCTGCGTACGCTCGACCTGCCGCTCGACACGCTCGAGCCGTTCCTCGACGCGCGGCTGCTGCCCGACGAAATCGCGGCCGTGCTCGCCGTGATCGAACGGCGCGCGACCGATCGTGTGCCGGCCGCGTATCTCACGCATGAAGCGTGGATGCATGGCCACCGCTTCTACGTCGACGAACGCGTGATCGTGCCGCGCTCGTTCATCGGCGAACTGCTCGACGACGGGCTGCAGCCGTATGTGGCCGATCCCGAGCAGGTCGGCGCGGTGCTCGAACTGTGCACGGGCTCCGGCTGCCTCGCGATCCTCGCGGCGAGCGCGTTCCCGAACGCCGAGATCGATGCGGTCGACCTGTCCGACAAGGCACTCGAAGTCGCGGAGATCAACGTGCGCGACTACGGCCTTGAAGACCGCATCGCGCTGCACCGCGGCGACCTCTACGCGCCGCTGCCCGCGTTCCGTACCGACCCCGGCGCACGTTATGACGTGATCCTGACGAACCCGCCGTACGTGAACGCGTCGTCGATGGCCGCGCTGCCGCCCGAATACCGGCACGAGCCGGAGATGGCGCTCGCGGGCGGCGAGGACGGGATGGACATCGTGCGACGCATCGTCGCCGAAGCGCACCGCTGGCTGCACGACGACGGCGTGCTCGTCGTCGAGATCGGCAACGAGCGCGAGCACGTCGAAGCTGCGTTCGGCGGCCTCGAACTCACGTGGCTGCCCACCAGCGCGGGCGACGACACCGTGTTCCTGATCCAGGCGTCGGACCTGCCGCGCAAGGCCTGA
- the cls gene encoding cardiolipin synthase, with protein MTLDWLHLGTLILTIHVLGIVAACHAIMNTRTSQGAIAWAVSLAAMPYLTLVPYLFLGRSKFSGYVDARRHELELLRTHTPRSPWLSTDATDATDGPAADALGQAAVLALTRLGGMPFLGGNSVRTLVNGDATFSAILSAIDAARDYVVVQFFIVRDDALGQMLRDSLLARAAAGVRCCLLYDSIGSFDLPHSYVDALRRGGVEVHPFATNRKFVNRFQLNFRNHRKIVVVDGNRAFVGGHNVGVEYLGAKPRLSPWRDTHIEIRGPVVASIQYVFAEDWHWATQKLPPLALPPPAQPGDDMHCLAVPMGPADKQETGSLFFVEAINAARERVWITTPYLVPDEAVIAALKLAVMRGVDVRILIPSRRDHYVVFEASKLYARDLVDAGVKVFRYRPGFLHQKVVLIDRIAAAIGSANLDNRSFRLNFEIMVLTVDRAFADEVETMLDADFAQAYEVDANEYRRSPAWRRIAMHVARLFAPIL; from the coding sequence ATGACCCTCGACTGGCTACATCTCGGCACCCTGATCCTGACCATCCACGTGCTCGGGATCGTCGCGGCGTGCCACGCGATCATGAACACGCGCACGTCGCAGGGCGCGATCGCGTGGGCCGTCTCGCTCGCCGCGATGCCGTACCTGACGCTCGTTCCGTACCTGTTCCTCGGCCGCAGCAAGTTCTCCGGCTACGTCGACGCACGGCGCCACGAGCTCGAACTGTTGCGCACGCACACACCGCGCTCACCGTGGCTCAGCACCGACGCAACGGACGCGACAGACGGGCCGGCCGCCGACGCGCTCGGCCAGGCCGCCGTGCTCGCGCTCACGCGGCTCGGCGGCATGCCGTTCCTCGGCGGCAATTCGGTGCGCACGCTCGTGAACGGCGACGCGACGTTCTCGGCGATCCTGTCGGCGATCGACGCCGCGCGCGACTACGTGGTCGTCCAGTTCTTCATCGTGCGCGACGATGCGCTCGGCCAGATGCTGCGCGACTCGCTGCTGGCGCGCGCGGCGGCCGGCGTGCGCTGCTGCCTGCTGTACGACAGCATCGGCAGTTTCGACCTGCCGCACAGCTACGTCGACGCGCTGCGCCGGGGCGGCGTCGAGGTCCATCCGTTCGCGACCAATCGCAAGTTCGTGAACCGCTTCCAGCTCAACTTCCGCAATCATCGCAAGATCGTCGTCGTCGACGGCAATCGCGCGTTCGTCGGCGGCCACAACGTCGGCGTCGAATATCTCGGCGCGAAGCCGCGCCTGTCGCCCTGGCGCGACACGCACATCGAGATTCGCGGCCCGGTGGTCGCGAGCATCCAGTACGTGTTCGCCGAAGACTGGCACTGGGCGACGCAGAAGCTACCGCCGCTCGCGCTGCCGCCGCCCGCACAGCCCGGCGACGACATGCATTGCCTCGCGGTGCCGATGGGGCCGGCCGACAAGCAGGAAACCGGCTCGCTGTTCTTCGTCGAGGCGATCAATGCCGCGCGCGAGCGGGTCTGGATCACCACGCCGTATCTCGTCCCCGACGAAGCCGTGATCGCCGCGCTGAAGCTCGCCGTGATGCGCGGCGTCGACGTGCGCATCCTGATCCCGAGCCGGCGCGATCACTACGTGGTGTTCGAGGCGTCGAAGCTGTACGCGCGCGACCTGGTCGATGCGGGCGTCAAGGTGTTCCGCTACCGGCCCGGCTTCCTGCACCAGAAGGTCGTGCTGATCGACCGCATCGCGGCGGCGATCGGCAGCGCGAATCTCGACAACCGCTCGTTCCGCCTCAACTTCGAGATCATGGTGCTGACCGTCGACCGCGCATTCGCCGACGAGGTCGAGACGATGCTCGATGCCGATTTCGCGCAGGCGTACGAGGTCGATGCGAACGAATACCGCCGGTCGCCCGCATGGCGGCGGATCGCGATGCACGTCGCGCGGCTGTTCGCGCCGATCCTGTAA
- a CDS encoding glutathione peroxidase, protein MSTLYSFNAETLAGAPVSLDAYRGKVLLIVNTASECGFTPQYAGLQKLYDQYAARGFFVLGFPCNQFGKQEPGDAAQIGAFCERNYGVTFPMFAKIDVKGDHAHPLYRYLTDEAPGILGLKAIKWNFTKFLIDREGRIVKRYAPSTKPDEIAADIDKLL, encoded by the coding sequence ATGTCCACCCTGTATTCGTTCAACGCTGAGACGCTCGCCGGTGCGCCGGTTTCGCTCGACGCGTATCGCGGCAAGGTGCTGCTGATCGTCAACACCGCGAGCGAGTGCGGTTTCACGCCGCAATACGCGGGCCTGCAGAAGCTGTACGACCAGTACGCGGCGCGCGGCTTCTTCGTGCTCGGCTTCCCGTGCAACCAGTTCGGCAAGCAGGAGCCCGGCGACGCCGCGCAGATCGGCGCGTTCTGCGAGCGCAATTACGGCGTCACGTTCCCGATGTTCGCGAAGATCGACGTGAAGGGCGATCATGCGCATCCGCTGTATCGCTACCTGACCGACGAGGCGCCCGGCATTCTCGGCCTCAAGGCGATCAAGTGGAATTTCACGAAATTCCTGATCGACCGCGAAGGGCGCATCGTCAAGCGCTATGCGCCGTCGACCAAGCCCGACGAAATCGCCGCGGATATCGACAAGCTGCTGTGA
- a CDS encoding ATP-binding cassette domain-containing protein — MIRFNQFSLARGTKPLFESTSFVLNPGEKAGLIGANGAGKSTLFAVLRGELHSDAGDFAMPPSWRIAHVSQETPAVDRSALDYTLDGDAALREIDARIAAASAAHDGAAEADAHAAFADADGYTAPARAEALLLGLGFSLAQTREPVASFSGGWRMRLNLAQALMCRSDLLLLDEPTNHLDLDAIVWLEDWLHRYPGTLVVISHDREFLDSICNVTLHLENRQVKRYGGNYSQFEVLRAQQLALQQNAYEKQQKTIEHLQSFVDRFKAKATKAKQAQSRMKALEKMELIAPAHIASPFTFEFRTPDAAPNPMMVMEDVRCGYHGDNGADIPIVERVALSIQNGQRIGLLGANGQGKSTLIKTLAGTLAPLSGDVREGKGLTIGYFAQHQLETLREDDSPLAHLARLAPDTREQELRDFLGGFNFSGDMATSAVGPFSGGEKARLALALIIWQKPNLLLLDEPTNHLDLETRHALTMALAQFEGTLILVSHDRHLLRATTDQFMLVAKHRLQPFDGDLDDYRDWLLQHAAEQRAAAKADSAAASGAGAAANRKDQKRQAAEERQRLSVLKKPLQSRITKLEKEMETLHAEKARLDAFVADPASYEAARKAELTDAIRKLGDVNTRLETVEADWLAAHEELEQIG; from the coding sequence GTGATCCGTTTCAATCAGTTCAGCCTAGCGCGCGGCACCAAGCCGCTGTTCGAGTCGACCTCGTTCGTGCTCAATCCCGGCGAGAAAGCCGGCCTGATCGGCGCGAACGGCGCCGGCAAGTCGACGCTGTTCGCGGTCCTGCGCGGCGAGCTGCACTCGGATGCCGGCGATTTCGCGATGCCGCCGTCGTGGCGAATCGCCCATGTGTCGCAGGAAACGCCTGCGGTCGACCGCTCGGCGCTCGATTACACGCTCGACGGCGACGCCGCGCTGCGCGAGATCGACGCGCGCATCGCCGCCGCTTCCGCCGCGCATGACGGCGCCGCCGAAGCCGACGCGCACGCGGCCTTCGCCGACGCCGACGGCTACACCGCGCCCGCCCGCGCCGAAGCGCTGCTGCTCGGCCTCGGCTTCTCGCTCGCCCAGACACGCGAACCCGTCGCCAGCTTCTCCGGCGGCTGGCGCATGCGCCTGAACCTCGCGCAGGCGCTGATGTGCCGCTCCGACCTGCTGCTGCTCGACGAACCGACCAACCACCTCGACCTCGACGCGATCGTCTGGCTCGAAGACTGGCTGCACCGCTACCCCGGCACGCTCGTCGTGATCTCGCACGACCGCGAATTCCTCGATTCGATCTGCAACGTCACGCTGCATCTGGAAAACCGCCAGGTGAAGCGCTACGGCGGCAACTACTCGCAATTCGAAGTGCTGCGCGCGCAGCAACTGGCGCTGCAGCAAAACGCATACGAAAAGCAGCAGAAGACGATCGAGCACCTGCAGAGCTTCGTCGACCGCTTCAAGGCCAAGGCCACCAAGGCCAAGCAGGCGCAAAGCCGGATGAAGGCGCTCGAGAAGATGGAGCTGATCGCGCCCGCGCACATCGCATCGCCGTTCACGTTCGAATTCCGCACGCCCGACGCCGCGCCGAACCCGATGATGGTGATGGAAGACGTCCGCTGTGGCTACCATGGCGACAACGGCGCGGACATCCCGATCGTCGAACGCGTGGCGCTGTCGATCCAGAACGGGCAGCGCATCGGCCTGCTCGGCGCGAACGGCCAGGGCAAGTCGACGCTGATCAAGACGCTCGCCGGCACGCTCGCGCCGCTGTCGGGCGACGTCCGCGAGGGCAAGGGGCTGACGATCGGCTATTTCGCACAGCACCAGCTCGAAACGCTGCGCGAGGACGATTCGCCGCTCGCGCATCTCGCGCGGCTCGCGCCCGACACACGCGAGCAGGAGCTGCGCGATTTCCTGGGCGGCTTCAATTTTTCGGGCGACATGGCGACAAGCGCCGTCGGCCCGTTCTCGGGCGGCGAGAAAGCGCGCCTCGCGCTCGCGCTGATCATCTGGCAGAAGCCGAACCTGCTGCTGCTCGACGAACCGACGAACCACCTCGACCTCGAAACGCGCCACGCGCTGACGATGGCGCTCGCGCAGTTCGAGGGCACGCTGATCCTCGTATCGCACGATCGCCACCTGCTGCGCGCGACGACCGACCAGTTCATGCTGGTCGCGAAGCACCGGCTGCAGCCGTTCGACGGCGACCTCGACGACTACCGCGACTGGCTGCTGCAGCACGCGGCCGAGCAGCGCGCGGCCGCGAAGGCCGACAGCGCGGCTGCGTCGGGCGCGGGTGCCGCGGCGAACCGCAAGGACCAGAAGCGTCAGGCCGCCGAGGAGCGGCAGCGCCTGTCGGTGTTGAAAAAGCCGCTGCAGTCGCGCATCACGAAGCTCGAAAAGGAAATGGAGACGCTGCATGCGGAGAAGGCGCGCCTCGACGCGTTCGTCGCCGATCCGGCGAGCTACGAGGCCGCGCGCAAGGCGGAGCTGACCGATGCGATCCGCAAGCTCGGCGATGTCAACACGCGTCTCGAAACGGTCGAGGCCGACTGGCTCGCCGCGCACGAAGAACTCGAGCAGATCGGCTGA
- a CDS encoding DUF2866 domain-containing protein, with amino-acid sequence MLKSYGEAPGGRLYNLRGCRVSEPIRQPWGGGCRIVEWIDDEGRLARKVVSEDVTEAEVAAAIRRPTEGRRYLMGDDEQMPRDTLPRR; translated from the coding sequence ATGTTGAAATCGTATGGGGAAGCGCCTGGCGGACGCCTTTACAACCTGCGCGGCTGTCGCGTGTCGGAGCCGATTCGCCAGCCCTGGGGCGGCGGATGCCGGATCGTCGAATGGATCGACGACGAAGGGCGCCTGGCGCGCAAGGTCGTGTCCGAGGACGTGACCGAGGCGGAGGTCGCCGCAGCGATCAGGCGGCCGACCGAAGGGCGCCGGTATCTGATGGGTGACGACGAGCAGATGCCGCGCGACACGCTGCCGCGGCGCTGA
- the radA gene encoding DNA repair protein RadA translates to MAKQKTVYVCSECGGQSPKWQGQCPSCQAWNTLVESVPETPSAHRFQSLAKRAPVQRLVDIEAADVPRFSTGIGEFDRVLGGGLVPGGVVLIGGDPGIGKSTLLLQSLADIASERRALYISGEESAAQIALRAQRLALLDGGTPAAELQLLAEIQLEKIQAAIDAERPDVAVIDSIQTVYSEALTSAPGSVAQVRECAAQLTRIAKQSGTAIIMVGHVTKEGNLAGPRVLEHIVDTVLYFEGDTHSSFRLVRAFKNRFGAVNELGVFAMTERGLRGVANPSALFLSQHEQVVPGSCVLVTQEGTRPLLVEIQALVDTAHVPNPRRLAVGLEQNRLAMLLAVLHRHAGIACFDQDVFLNAVGGVKITEPAADLAVLLAIHSSMRNKALPKGLFVFGEVGLAGEIRPSPRGQERLREAAKLGFTSALIPKANAPKQPIEGLNVMAVERIEQAIDRVRDLE, encoded by the coding sequence GTGGCCAAACAGAAAACCGTCTACGTCTGCAGCGAGTGCGGCGGGCAGAGCCCGAAGTGGCAGGGGCAGTGTCCGTCGTGCCAGGCCTGGAACACGCTGGTCGAATCGGTCCCCGAGACGCCGTCGGCCCACCGTTTCCAGTCGCTCGCGAAGCGGGCGCCGGTACAGCGGCTCGTCGACATCGAGGCGGCCGACGTGCCGCGCTTCTCGACCGGCATCGGCGAATTCGACCGCGTGCTCGGCGGCGGGCTGGTCCCCGGCGGCGTCGTGCTGATTGGCGGCGACCCGGGCATCGGCAAGTCGACGCTGCTGCTGCAGTCGCTCGCGGACATCGCGAGCGAACGGCGCGCGCTCTATATCAGCGGCGAGGAATCGGCCGCGCAGATCGCGTTGCGCGCGCAACGGCTTGCGCTGCTCGACGGCGGCACGCCGGCGGCCGAGCTGCAGCTGCTCGCCGAGATCCAGCTCGAAAAGATCCAGGCCGCGATCGACGCGGAGCGGCCGGACGTGGCCGTGATCGACTCGATCCAGACCGTCTATTCGGAGGCGCTCACGTCGGCGCCGGGCTCGGTCGCGCAGGTGCGCGAATGCGCGGCGCAGCTCACGCGTATCGCGAAACAGTCGGGCACCGCGATCATCATGGTCGGGCACGTGACGAAGGAGGGCAACCTCGCCGGCCCGCGCGTGCTCGAGCACATCGTCGACACGGTGCTGTATTTCGAGGGCGACACGCATTCGTCGTTCCGGCTCGTGCGGGCGTTCAAGAACCGCTTCGGCGCGGTCAACGAACTCGGCGTGTTCGCGATGACCGAGCGCGGGCTGCGCGGCGTCGCGAATCCGTCCGCGCTGTTCCTGTCGCAGCACGAGCAGGTCGTGCCCGGCTCGTGCGTGCTCGTCACGCAGGAAGGCACGCGCCCGCTGCTCGTCGAAATCCAGGCGCTCGTCGATACCGCGCACGTGCCGAATCCGCGCCGGCTCGCGGTCGGCCTCGAGCAGAACCGGCTCGCGATGCTGCTCGCGGTGCTGCACCGGCACGCGGGGATCGCGTGCTTCGACCAGGACGTGTTCCTCAATGCAGTGGGCGGCGTGAAGATCACCGAGCCGGCCGCCGACCTCGCGGTGCTGCTCGCGATTCACTCGTCGATGCGCAACAAGGCGTTGCCGAAGGGGTTGTTCGTGTTCGGTGAAGTGGGGCTGGCTGGCGAAATCCGGCCGTCCCCGCGCGGGCAGGAGCGGTTGCGCGAGGCGGCGAAGCTCGGCTTCACGTCCGCGCTGATCCCGAAGGCGAATGCGCCGAAACAGCCGATCGAAGGGCTGAACGTGATGGCCGTCGAGAGGATCGAGCAGGCGATCGACCGCGTGCGCGATCTCGAATGA